The Acidicapsa ligni DNA window TCGCCACTTGGTGGCAGCCTCGCAAGAGCTTCACGCCAATGGAGGCGTTGGCCGGACAATCCTGCTGCGCTATCAGAGGGAGGAAGCCTGGGCAACCCTTGTGAGCTTTCTCGGCTTGCCCGGAGAACCGACCTGGGCGGATCACGTTCTCGGAGTCATTGAAGACGAAGACCGCGTCAAGGAACTCGACGGTATCGGCTGCAGTCCCGTTCTCATCTCGGCGACGACTGAGGAGATTCTTGAGTGGATTGGCGATGGGTTGCGTTCCCAAACGCTGACCTTCCGGGAGAAGAACGGGCCGATTGCTTGGCCACGATACTCGTTGGGACAGCTATTGCGGTCAATTCCGACAAACAACATACCAGAATCGACCGAGCATTCGGCTGATTAGATTGCCAGCACTTCGGGCGCTCTTATGAGAGCCCCCATTTCGCCTTCGTAGTCCATACCAACCTACCAAATCCAGATTCCACGAGGTATCTCTATGGAGACCACCTTCGACTACCTGCGCGCTCATGCCGCAGAGTTAGGCGCGCACATCCTTGAAACCTATCCACCTCTTCAGAGCACCAAAGACCCCGTCGAACCGGCGGTTGCTACATTACTGCGCAAGGCATTACCAGCACAAGGCCTGGCGATTACGGGCACTGCGAAGTACCTACGTCAGGCAAAGGCGGCTCGCATCGTTGCCGAATGCGGAGCTGGGAAGACATTCATGGCCTTGGGGACCATCCATGTCCTGGCAGCGGGGAGGCCAAGCACGACGCTCGTCATGTGCCCATCGCACATCACTCACAAATGGGCTCGCGAGGTGTTGCTGACGATCCCACGCGCCCGTGCCTTCTTGATCGAGGACATGCGCAACGGTGGAGATCCCAAGAAGCAGCATGGAATCTGCGAAGTGAAGCTCAGTAAGGGCAAGACCGTGTATGAGGGCAAGCACCTGACACTCGCAGAGATGCGGCACATGGGCCGAAGCGAGTGGCGTAAGCGCTTCTCCGGACCGGTCTTCTTTATTACCGGCAAAGACAAAGGCAAGTTGGGCTACTTCTGGGACCACGCTTATCTCAAAGCGAAGTCGGGTCCCAATCTTGGTTCGATCGTCAATCCAGACTCGGGCCTCGCGATTCTCGATTCCGAGCGGCAGAAGCTGACGCACCTCGACTTCGACGACAAGGTCAAAGTATCCGAGACCCTCACGTCGCCCAAGCTGGGTACGACGCGATTCTCCGCGCTGTGGCAGGCCGACCGGAACCGTATCCAGCGTATGGCCCCGATCGAATACATCGGCCGGTACATGCGTGGGTGGTTCGATTTCGCGATTGCGGACGAACTCCATCAACTTGCCGGCGATACCGCGCAGGGGAACGGCCTTGGCGTCCTCGGACGCGCAGCGCAGCGGTTGATTGCTCTCACCGGGACCTTGATGGGCGGCTATGCCGACGACCTCTTCAACATCTTCTTTCGTATGGAACCCCGTACGATGGTCGCGGAAGGCTTCGCTTATGGCGGGCAAGGGCGACGCGACTTCCAGGAGCAGTACGGAGTCCTCGAAACCGTCGAGAAGGTCAAGGAGGCCGATAACGCCTGTTCGCGGGCGACCAAAAAGACGATCCATGTGCTTCGCAAGCCCGGAGCCTCGCCCTTGCTGTTCGGCAAGTTTCTGATGAACACGACGGCGTTCCTATCGCTCGAAGACATCTCGGACAACCTCCCGCGCTACGACGAAAGCGTGATCTCCGTCGACATGGATGCCGGGCTGCAGGCGGCCTACGAACAACTGGAAGAGGACATTCGGAACGCGATGCAGGCCCATCGCGGCAACAAGAGCCTGATGAGCATCCTGCTCAACACTCTTCTCCTGTATCCCGATCACCCCTACGACTTTAAGGAGATCTGGGCGCGGGCCTTCGATCCGACGACGAAGGAGTACGAGAAGTTTCTGGTCACGACCCCTGAAAACTTGGCACAGGATGTTCTCTATGCCAAAGAACGCGAGGTAATCGCCGACGTCAAAGAGGAGTTGCGCCAA harbors:
- a CDS encoding helicase-related protein, with amino-acid sequence METTFDYLRAHAAELGAHILETYPPLQSTKDPVEPAVATLLRKALPAQGLAITGTAKYLRQAKAARIVAECGAGKTFMALGTIHVLAAGRPSTTLVMCPSHITHKWAREVLLTIPRARAFLIEDMRNGGDPKKQHGICEVKLSKGKTVYEGKHLTLAEMRHMGRSEWRKRFSGPVFFITGKDKGKLGYFWDHAYLKAKSGPNLGSIVNPDSGLAILDSERQKLTHLDFDDKVKVSETLTSPKLGTTRFSALWQADRNRIQRMAPIEYIGRYMRGWFDFAIADELHQLAGDTAQGNGLGVLGRAAQRLIALTGTLMGGYADDLFNIFFRMEPRTMVAEGFAYGGQGRRDFQEQYGVLETVEKVKEADNACSRATKKTIHVLRKPGASPLLFGKFLMNTTAFLSLEDISDNLPRYDESVISVDMDAGLQAAYEQLEEDIRNAMQAHRGNKSLMSILLNTLLLYPDHPYDFKEIWARAFDPTTKEYEKFLVTTPENLAQDVLYAKEREVIADVKEELRQGRRCQIYATFTGEKDVTLRLETVLRQAGIRVAVLRSSVPTDKREDWYDRQLKAGIEVVICHPKLVETGLDLLAFPTLYFYETGYSLHTLRQASRRSWRIGQRHPVKVKFVTYAGTMQETCLRLMGKKMLVALMMEGKFSGEGLQSLDTDEDLMSAMARELVEKAGVGESADAIWRELDHERQKVQPRPTVVEIEEDPTPTLDLPAVMASEPAPVWTGIHLVEPPVAVKKRKKASLWPTATQDDAQLKLFG